Below is a window of Oceanipulchritudo coccoides DNA.
CAATTGAACCTGGAATACTTTCACTTCCTGCGTGGCCTTCGGATGACCAATTCCAAGTTTGACCAACTGTTTGGTGGACCGATGCGCAAGCCAGAGACGCCGGTTGAGCAACGCCACATGGATGTCGCCCGCTCGATACAAGTGGTCACTGAGGAGATTATGCTCCGGCTGGCCCGGCATGCGCGTGAATTGACCGGGCAAAACAATCTCTGCATGGCGGGCGGTGTGGCCCTGAACTGCGTTGCCAACGGGCGTATTCTCCGGGAGAAGATTTTTGAAAATATCTGGATACAGCCCGCCGCTGGCGATGCGGGCGGTGCCCTTGGCGCAGCCCTCGCGGTCTGGCATATGCAAAAGGATGCTCCACAACCGCGCTCCGTGGTTCAACCGGATGCGATGCAGGGGGCATTTCTCGGACCGGAATTTCCAGATAAGGAAATTGAAGCCGTTCTGAAAACGCACAATGCCGTGTATCGAAAACTGGATACGGAGTCGCTACTAGATACAGTTGCTGATCATCTTGCAGACGAAAAGATTGTTGGCTGGTTTCAGGGGCGGATAGAATTCGGTCCGCGGGCCCTTGGCCACCGTTCAATCCTCGGGGATCCGCGCTCACCGCAGATGCAGTCAATCCTGAATATGAAGGTGAAGTTCCGTGAATCCTTCCGGCCGTTTGCCCCGGCCGTTTTGCTGGAACACACCCCCGAGTTCTTTGAATTGGAAACGAATTCCCCCTATATGCTCATCGTGGCTCCAGTCCATCCGGATCAGCGCCTTGAGTCCCCTCCCCCGGCCTCCGGGCTTGAGCGGCTCAAACAGTTGCGTTCCAAAATCCCCGCCGTTACGCATGTCGATTACTCGGCCCGTGTGCAGACGGTGACCGCCGACCAAAACCCGAACTTTCATGCCATCCTGAAACGCTTTGAGGAGAAGACGGATTGTCCTGTCCTTATGAATACTTCCTTCAATGTACGCGGCGA
It encodes the following:
- a CDS encoding carbamoyltransferase N-terminal domain-containing protein; this encodes MRHILGISAYYHDSAAALLSDGQIIAAAQEERFSRKKNDERFPRNAVAFCLKQAGISESDLDAVVFYDKPIIKFARLLESYLAVAPGGWMTFPRALPPWLGEKLNLRGTLRYELSGLREETPILFTEHHQSHAASAFFPSPFEEAAILTVDGVGEWATTTVGMGKDNEVTILKELRFPHSLGLLYSAFTAYCGFRINSGEYKLMGLAPYGEPKYVDAIYEHLLDLKDDGSLQLNLEYFHFLRGLRMTNSKFDQLFGGPMRKPETPVEQRHMDVARSIQVVTEEIMLRLARHARELTGQNNLCMAGGVALNCVANGRILREKIFENIWIQPAAGDAGGALGAALAVWHMQKDAPQPRSVVQPDAMQGAFLGPEFPDKEIEAVLKTHNAVYRKLDTESLLDTVADHLADEKIVGWFQGRIEFGPRALGHRSILGDPRSPQMQSILNMKVKFRESFRPFAPAVLLEHTPEFFELETNSPYMLIVAPVHPDQRLESPPPASGLERLKQLRSKIPAVTHVDYSARVQTVTADQNPNFHAILKRFEEKTDCPVLMNTSFNVRGEPVVCTPDDAYRCFVNTEMDYLAIGHFLLKRADQPHEGVKQSFHPVPD